From the Salminus brasiliensis chromosome 15, fSalBra1.hap2, whole genome shotgun sequence genome, the window gattcgaaccagcgattctCTGGTCAGAGTGACAGAGCATTAGTTCGCTGTACTGTTTAATAActgataaataattattaataaatgaaatcagttgATAAAAATCGGCGGTATGGTACACGCCCACTTGGCACCTTGCCTCATTGCATCCAAACGAGTTGCGACTAGCCAACCAGGTAAGAGTACAGGTGCACCCCAATTGTGTACTAATTACTAACACTAACCAGTTTTAGAGTGTGGTTGCGTTGGATACTATTAACTGAAAGAGAGGAGCTACCTGgggaacaggtgtcccaatacttttgtccatatagtgtattgtccttcaataaaaaaataataataataaaataatgcaagTTATTATGGTCAATTAAGCATCTGCAGCGCCCCCCTCAGGTTCAACTCAGCTATTGTCAGGGATGATGTGGCTCAGTTCCAAAAGGAAAGTGGTCAGATCGCCCCCTGCTGTTTGCGGTAGAAGGTTAACAACAATGTGGAGGCGAGGCACATTACAGCAGAACAAGTTGCTCCCATTTTTCAATATTCtcccaattatttatttacagttacTTTAAGTGTTTTCCCCCTAAATCTGCTTGATCCCACCAAGCAATGGggtaaattaatataaaaaatatggcAGGTGGCGTAGGTCCGAACTTTGCCTCCTCAAATGCTTCAAACAGTCTGCTGATACCCCCCAGCCCTGCCCCACAGCACTAATAAATTAGTAAAGGATTATTTTCAATAAGTACATCTACAACTCACAGCTACAGTCGTTTACAAAACACTCCAATATCTATCTAGTAAAAACTGGATTTTTCTTCATATAAAAGCTTACAGGTTAATGGTCACTTCTGATTATGATGTCcagtcatgttaaaaaaaaaaacaaaataggaCACCATGTCCACATTGACTTTTTAAACATCAGtgaacatctggacatttgatcttcacttgaacaatactgagagatggaggcgATACAcgcagatcagccataacattaacaccacctgcctaatctTTAGTAGGTCCCACTCGTGCCACCGCGACAGATCTGTTCcatcatggactccacaagacctctgaagctgtcctgtggtatctggcaccaaggccttattagcagcagatcctttaaggccagtaggttgtgaggttggacctccatgagcatcaatgaccctgttgccagttcagCAGTTGCTtccttgaaccacttttggaaggtactcAACGTTGCTTTCTGGAAACACTCTAAGAtcatgccattttggagatgttctgacccagacgtCTAGAACATCAGTCTGGTTCTTAcgcatttctcctgcttttaacaccttcaagaactgactgttcactccctgcctaatacatccacccctggacaggagccactggaaccagatcatcaatgttattcactactggtactaatgttatggctgattggttgaCATGGTTAGAGAGGTATTCTTGacctcctctgcatctccaaccttctttctgaaggcctcagagagatctctggatctggccatgatggtgatcatcttcacccctcacccctcaggtttaaatcagacatcCAGACTcttccagaataatcctctccaaccatgttctgatcatctgcagctgatgctctgctcctgatcctgatcctaattctacacatttgaagaagtaataaatgtggggggttGAACTTTATcctcacagaaaaaaaacaacgtttcttcaggtgtgagtttagttagattacctccatctctcagtgctgatcacatgaagatcagatctCCAGATATCTTCACCCATGTCCAAAAAGACTTTTCAAAGGGGTTTCATGAGGTGTCCTAccttttttcacatgactgtagacacattttgatgtgttgatgAAAATGACGGCCGTAGAGAGCTGGtaacagtgaaaagaaaaggTGCAGTCCTGCTTTGAATGGTCCACTTCATGCCTACCAGCAGTGTGAGCCCCTGTACTCAAGATTTCTCAAATTCACGCTTCCTCATCTGCTTGAATTGGAGAAGCTCCTGAACCGTAAGTCGTgttatttagtgtttatatgGCCTAACAGAGTTTAATgagcacatatatatataaacgaaAACTGTAGCCAATTACAAACCTCACTGTCTTTGGGAACTGATAAATGGACCACCAAATCAAGAGGGAATTGTGGGCGATGTAGTTCAGCTACAATGTGAACACAGTACTGCAGTGTACGAATAAACTACCTGTGGATCGTACCAAAGTGAATTGCACAGTGTAACATCAGCTTTATCAGATAGAAGACATCCGGGAGAGGGGATAAATGCTCTgtggggaggtgtgtgtgtgtgtgtgtgtagtgcttcAAGATATCCTCTCAGGTGACCATCCTCTTCAGCTATCTTCAGCCAACTTCCACTGTGGACGAACGAGAACAAAACCAATGTAATTAATGTAGCATCCAGGCTTTAAAGGGCTCAAATCAGgagaaatgataaaaaaaggAAGTTTAGTTCTGTACATATACGGGATAAAggaggacagccaatcagaacagggtCATTTACATACCTTATGTGTAATCCTAAAGGcacaataaacaataacaacTCATGTAAAAGttaattatgtatatatttattacaccaatcagccataacattaaaccacCCCTAATGCCGCCAAAACAGAGGTCCCCATTCAAGGCTCTGGTATTTCCTGTGGTATtcggcaccaagacgttagcaggttgtgaggtggggatGCCTCAGGTGCCTTAGGTGCCCACGCTTGGtaggtaatgaccactgcatgatgttctggagatgctcCGACCTTCAACAACTGCCTAATACAGCTGTAGCCACTACAGATGAAGATAATCCGTGctagtggtgttaatgttatggctggtctgtGTACGTCTTCATGAGGTATCGTGTTATTAGGTGGGCCTCACATTACCTCTAGAGCAGCCCACATGATTTCGGAGGGCGGAAGGGGTTGTCACCGGAGGGAACGCCCATCAGCAGCGGGTCCTTGTTGGCATTCTGAAGGCAGAaattcttcaggtctgtggccGCCTGAGACACCTGGGGGTTCAAAAACCAAGCAGATGGACTTTTAGTCAGAAGATCTGGCAAAAATTCATATTCAGGGTTGGAAAATATCATCAGACCAATATTTGATGATCTGGTGGATTCATAACACTCCAGAAAAGCAGAGAGCAGCTGACACCTGCGCTAAAATACACtctaaggacaaaagtatttggacacctgctcgtctACGGTTTCTTTCGAAATGAAGgagattaaaaagagctgatcctgcttctgttggagtagctgttCTCTTCTGTCCTGGGAggacggctttctactagactgtggagctggagcattgctgtgaggatttgattgcattcagcaacaataacccaattagtgaggtcaggatggtggatgatctctaacccatctcatcccaaaagtactggatgaagctccaccaccatcaccatcatcatcatcatcatcactatagAGGACACAGTtagtcttccactgctccacagcttctcaatgctggggggctttatgtatacccctctagcccacccctggcctggcattattaggcagcagcatggtgccaatgggttgactggcagtacttcttctctacagggactagacaagctgtatgtgtgcatttgcacatctgtgccagaaATAGGTGCAACTCAGGCGACTGCATTcactggaaggggtgtccacaaacatttggacacatggaGTATTTGCATAAACAGGAAACAAAGCCCTGTTAGTGAGTGTCCTGTGTATTTACCCCACTTTACGGACACTGTTAGCTATTAAAGAGAGCGCAGTGACCTGAACCCCTCTGTTTATGCTAGAAACAGGGCTTAGCAGTTAGCAGCTAGCAGCTGCTCGGGGGTCTGTTAGCTCGATGCTAGCTGCCGTTAGCGCTGAAACTCTGCTGGAAACTTTTCCCCCTCCTCATGAAAAGCGGATTTTTCGGCTCTTACGTGAATCCTCCGGACGCTGGCCTCCAGTCTGAGCTGTTTCACCGCCTTGTGAGCCACGGCCAGGCTGGTGCTGGCGTTGTTGTTGGACATGGTGGAAGTTAGAGGGGCTGGATCCTCCGCAGAGAGACGGAAGTTTTACTGCAGCTTCAGCCGCTCCCCCTCGCTGGGTTGCCAGATTCACCCAAACCGAGCCGGATagctttatcattttaatagtttatttatttatttataatattatatttatttatttatatatatttagttattttaatagtttatttatttatttataatattttatttatttatttatttttatgtagttaatttaatagtttatttatttatttattgataatattatatttagttatttatatttagttattttaatagtttatttatttatttataatattatatttatttatttatttttagttattttaatagtttatttatttatttataatattatatttatttatttatatttagttattttaatagtttattttttatttataatattttat encodes:
- the LOC140536153 gene encoding guanine nucleotide-binding protein G(I)/G(S)/G(O) subunit gamma-5, whose translation is MSNNNASTSLAVAHKAVKQLRLEASVRRIHVSQAATDLKNFCLQNANKDPLLMGVPSGDNPFRPPKSCGLL